The Canis lupus familiaris isolate Mischka breed German Shepherd chromosome 27, alternate assembly UU_Cfam_GSD_1.0, whole genome shotgun sequence genome window below encodes:
- the LOC102153812 gene encoding 40S ribosomal protein S27-like, with protein MPWARDLIHLSLEEEKKKHKKKWVVQNSNSYFMVIKCPGCYKTTMVFSHAQTVVLCEGCSTVLKQTGEKARLTEGCSFRRK; from the coding sequence ATGCCTTGGGCTAGAGATTTAATACATCTATCcttggaagaggaaaagaaaaaacataaaaagaaatgggtagTTCAAAACTCAAATTCCTATTTTATGGTTATAAAATGTCCGGGTTGCTACAAGACAACCATGGTTTTCAGCCATGCTCAGACAGTGGTTCTTTGTGAAGGCTGCTCAACAGTGTTGAAGCAAACAGGAGAAAAGGCCAGACTCACAGAAGGGTGTTCATTTAGAAGAAAGTAA